One segment of Agromyces albus DNA contains the following:
- a CDS encoding ABC transporter permease: MPSNTRPDQQHFVAPIEETPLVAIDTVKADGKPSNLWRDAWADVRKRPMFWISAALILLVVIVALFPGWFTQVQPNNDCQLSNSNGGPTAGHPFGFTKQGCDIYSRIIHGTSTSLSVGLIVTFLIAFLGIVFGAISGFYGGWLDAVLSRIGDIFFSIPYILAAVVVMSVLSRYANVWVISLAIGAFAWPATARVLRAEILRVKNSDFVMAATALGVSRFRILLRHVLPNSIAPVIVITTISLASAIVAEATLSFLGVGLPSSTMSWGNDISAAQNDLRTAPQTLILPSLALSVTVLSFIMLGEVVRDALDPKARARR; encoded by the coding sequence ATGCCAAGTAACACCAGACCCGACCAGCAGCACTTCGTGGCTCCGATCGAAGAGACGCCGCTCGTCGCAATCGACACGGTCAAGGCCGACGGAAAGCCCTCCAACCTCTGGCGAGATGCCTGGGCCGACGTGCGCAAGCGCCCCATGTTCTGGATCTCGGCGGCCCTCATCCTGCTCGTCGTCATCGTCGCCCTGTTCCCGGGGTGGTTCACGCAAGTCCAGCCGAACAACGACTGCCAGCTCTCGAACAGCAACGGCGGCCCGACGGCCGGCCACCCATTCGGGTTCACGAAGCAGGGCTGCGACATCTACTCGCGCATCATCCACGGCACGTCCACATCGCTCTCGGTGGGCCTCATCGTGACGTTCCTCATCGCGTTCCTCGGAATCGTGTTCGGCGCCATCTCGGGGTTCTACGGCGGATGGCTCGATGCTGTGCTCTCCCGCATCGGCGACATCTTCTTCTCGATCCCCTACATCCTCGCCGCCGTCGTCGTCATGTCGGTCCTGTCGCGGTACGCGAACGTGTGGGTGATCTCGCTCGCGATCGGAGCATTCGCGTGGCCGGCCACGGCACGTGTGCTGAGAGCCGAGATCCTTCGGGTGAAGAACTCCGACTTCGTGATGGCCGCGACGGCCCTCGGCGTCTCCCGCTTCAGGATCCTGCTCCGGCACGTGCTGCCGAATTCGATCGCGCCCGTCATCGTCATCACGACGATCTCGCTCGCGTCGGCGATCGTCGCCGAGGCGACGCTGTCGTTCCTCGGTGTCGGCCTCCCGTCGTCCACGATGTCGTGGGGCAACGACATCTCCGCAGCGCAGAACGACTTGCGCACCGCGCCCCAGACGCTGATCCTGCCCTCCCTCGCGCTGTCGGTCACCGTGCTGAGCTTCATCATGCTCGGCGAAGTCGTCCGAGATGCGCTCGACCCGAAGGCGAGGGCCCGGCGATGA